A portion of the Suricata suricatta isolate VVHF042 chromosome 11, meerkat_22Aug2017_6uvM2_HiC, whole genome shotgun sequence genome contains these proteins:
- the LOC115272394 gene encoding olfactory receptor 10Q1-like, with protein sequence MFAGSPVHNQSGPTEFVFRVFTTVPEFQALLFLLLYLLILCGNTAIIWVVCTHSSLRTPMYFFLCNLSFLEICYTSVVVPLMLSNILGAWRPIPLAGCGAQMFFFATFGSTDCFLLAIMAYDRYVAICHPLHYTLIMTQKLCIQMVACAAGLALFLSLQLTSLVFTLPFCGHRLEINHFLCDVPPALRLACADIRVHQAVLYVASILVLTVPFLLICVSYVFITSAILRIHSAEGRRRAFSTCSSHLTVVLLQYGCCSLVYLRPRSSTSEDENRQIALVYTFITPLLNPLIYTLRNKDVKGALRNAIAIKAASDTH encoded by the coding sequence ATGTTTGCTGGGAGCCCTGTCCACAACCAATCTGGCCCCACTGAGTTCGTGTTCCGCGTGTTCACCACCGTCCCTGAATTCCaggccctcctcttcctcctcctctacttGCTGATCCTTTGTGGCAACACGGCCATCATCTGGGTGGTGTGCACGCACAGCTCGCTGCGCACCCCAATGTACTTCTTCCTGTGCAACCTGTCTTTCCTGGAAATCTGCTACACCTCTGTCGTGGTGCCTCTGATGCTTTCCAACATTTTGGGGGCCTGGAGGCCCATTCCACTGGCTGGCTGTGGGGCCCAGATGTTCTTCTTTGCCACCTTTGGTAGCACTGACTGCTTTCTCTTGGCAATCATGGCATAtgatcgctatgtggccatctgccatCCACTGCACTACACCCTCATCATGACCCAGAAGCTGTGCATCCAGATGGTGGCTTGCGCCGCAGGCCtggccctcttcctctccctgcagcTCACCTCCTTGGTCTTCACGCTGCCCTTCTGTGGCCACCGCCTGGAAATCAACCACTTCCTGTGCGACGTGCCTCCCGCCCTGCGGCTGGCCTGTGCGGACATCCGCGTGCACCAGGCCGTGCTCTATGTGGCGAGCATCCTCGTGCTGACCGTCCCCTTCCTGCTTATCTGTGTCTCCTACGTGTTCATCACCTCCGCCATCCTGCGCATCCACTCTGCCGAGGGCCGCCGCcgggccttctccacctgctcctcgCACCTCACCGTGGTCTTGCTGCAGTATGGCTGTTGCAGCCTGGTGTACCTGCGTCCCCGGTCCAGCACCTCAGAGGATGAGAACCGCCAAATCGCCTTGGTCTACACCTTCATCACCCCCTTACTCAACCCGCTGATTTACACCCTCAGGAACAAGGATGTCAAAGGTGCCCTGAGGAATGCCATCGCCATTAAAGCAGCCTCGGACACCCATTGA